One region of Alosa alosa isolate M-15738 ecotype Scorff River chromosome 1, AALO_Geno_1.1, whole genome shotgun sequence genomic DNA includes:
- the c8a gene encoding complement component C8 alpha chain, whose amino-acid sequence MKIAVCFLVFWLNQFFTSGTIIWGQHGAVRAINDTMRKARSVNLPAPIDCRLTPWSSWSPCGACQTKAFRFRSLDKPSQFGGTECQESQWDEKFCPSGAVCPLQNQCGEMFSCKQTGRCISQHLRCNGEMDCQDGTDEEECEDVDVRDNKCLNLFPIPGSERATQGYNVLTGDFALHILDPVYYGGICEYVYNGEWRKLTYDAYCENLYYNDDEKYYRTPYNFHSYRFVAQARSEASSEYFEDVSSFLNGRKTLDSYKWGLTVGITKNGVGGELGISGNKESRFLHNISQYASQDVGVVRLVSTVQTAQFKMRSRDLVLEENMLQSLMELPEEYDFGSYAQFFQEYGTHHITRGTMGGTLEHVMIVNKEAMRKSEVHSKMVQKCLGLSFKLKLPTDALRDNPVKGNITFCNKIGEVTQSRGSSDSLINDGFTLVKGGTDPAAAGAKIIEDTSALKKWGKSLKYSPDLIDFETLPMYELVRLSTAADQARTRLPHLRRAWEEFLQQYSPCRCAPCRNNGVPALSGTSCSCVCKSGYGGEACEELQRPDAPKQDSVDGSWSCWGSWSSCQSGRKTRRRECNNPKPAGGAPCLGNSEQTQPC is encoded by the exons ATGAAGATTGCAGTTTGTTTTTTAGTATTTTGGCTGAATCAGTTTTTCACAAGTGGGACCATTATTTGGGGACAACATGGTGCGGTCAG GGCTATAAATGACACAATGAGAAAAGCCAGAAGTGTGAACCTGCCAGCACCAATTGACTGCAGGCTAACGCCATGGTCATCTTGGTCACCCTGTGGTGCTTGCCAGACAAAAGCG TTTCGATTCAGGTCCCTAGACAAGCCATCCCAGTTTGGGGGGACGGAGTGTCAGGAAAGCCAGTGGGATGAGAAGTTCTGTCCATCAGGAGCAGTGTGTCCACTGCAGAACCAGTGTGGGGAAATGTTTTCCTGCAAGCAGACAG GGAGGTGTATAAGTCAGCATCTCCGCTGTAATGGAGAGATGGACTGTCAGGATGGAACAGATGAAGAGGAGTGTGAGGATGTGGATGTGAGGGATAACAAATGCTTGAACCTCTTCCCCATCCCCGGCTCTGAACGAGCCACTCAAGG CTACAATGTGTTGACTGGAGATTTTGCACTGCACATCTTGGACCCAGTATACTATGGCGGGATCTGTGAATATGTCTACAATGGAGAATGGAGGAAACTCACATATGATGCTTATTGTGAGAATCTTTATTATAATGATGATGAAAAGTACTACCGGACACCATATAATTTCCATTCATATCGATTTGTg GCGCAGGCAAGATCGGAAGCCTCCTCAGAGTACTTTGAGGACGTGTCAAGTTTTCTCAATGGCCGGAAAACTTTGGATTCTTATAAATGGGGACTCACTGTAGGAATAACCAAAAATGGTGTCGGTGGAGAGTTAGGCATTTCAGGGAATAAGGAGTCTCGGTTCCTCCACAACATATCACAGTACGCAAGTCAG GATGTGGGTGTGGTGAGACTTGTGTCCACTGTGCAGACAGCCCAGTTTAAGATGCGGAGCAGGGACTTGGTTTTGGAAGAGAACATGCTGCAGTCTCTTATGGAGCTGCCGGAGGAGTACGACTTCGGCTCGTATGCCCAGTTTTTCCAGGAGTACGGCACCCACCACATCACCCGTGGCACCATGGGGGGAACGCTGGAGCATGTGATGATTGTCAACAAAGAGGCCATGAGGAAATCTG AGGTGCATTCCAAAATGGTCCAAAAATGCCTTGGGTTGTCCTTTAAACTGAAGTTACCGACAGATGCTTTACGTGACAACCCAGTGAAGGGGAACATCACCTTTTGTAATAAGATAGGCGAAGTGACTCAGA GCCGTGGGTCATCTGATAGTTTAATCAATGATGGGTTCACACTGGTTAAAGGGGGAACGGATCCTGCCGCAGCAGGCGCCAAGATCATCGAAGACACAAGCGCTCTCAAGAAGTGGGGCAAATCTCTCAAATACAGTCCTGATCTTATTGACTTTGAG ACCTTACCTATGTATGAGCTTGTGCGCCTGAGCACTGCAGCCGACCAGGCCAGGACCAGACTTCCGCATCTGAGGAGGGCCTGGGAGGAGTTCCTACAGCAGTATAGCCCGTGCCGCTGCGCCCCCTGCAGGAATAACGGTGTCCCTGCGCTCAGCGGCACCTCCTGCAGCTGTGTGTGCAAGTCGGGCTATGGGGGAGAAGCCTGTGAGGAGCTTCAGAGACCAGATGCTCCCAAGCAAG ATTCTGTTGATGGCTCCTGGAGTTGCTGGGGCAGCTGGTCCTCATGCCAATCAGGCCGAAAGACCCGGAGACGAGAGTGTAACAATCCCAAACCAGCAGGGGGAGCCCCATGTCTCGGTAACTCTGAGCAAACCCAACCCTGCTGA
- the c8b gene encoding complement component C8 beta chain codes for MLLVSGVKSAFKGHPSHVWVLSFVLWSAAVVLVSSGEVRRRESRALSTGCPATPVDCSLSEWTTWTRCDPCHRKRYRYAKLLQPSEFGGEPCNIQGREEESCTPPSRFKCTSAPLCQGFVCAVTGRCVLEGLRCNGDDDCGDGSDEKGCKKVFRTCREEAEEYYGIENLAKGFNVLNSHLEGLVLDNRYYAGGCLPHFIQDVRFRKPYNLQHYIFETKGSYDFRMEVHDSYSDYMKDSKRSSLSETSVSFGIKIPGVFEVGFNYDDSKYKNSVERIRRLSGTKNSFLRARSQIELARYALKADGLMLHPDFLGRLRALPLEYTYGEYRQIYRDFGTHYITEATLGGEYDLTIILNEQKLQSSGYSLVDSQRCVEAGLKLGANIKGVYVTLGVSGGACKGLLEEMESHTGADSLVEDYVAVVKGGDSESITQLASKTLPTQKLMQQWGDAVYYNPDFIHTKMSPLYELVTSRDFVNERTLKKNLRRALAEYLAEASSCLCAPCQNNGVAVLKGTRCECVCPSGVRGLSCEITQRSNMGVDGNWSCWSSWSSCSGRTQHRTRQCTNPAPANGGAACQGPQEETTDCI; via the exons GAGCGCGGCGGTTGTGCTGGTCAGCAGTGGGGAAGTAAGGCGACGAGAGAGCCGTGCCCTCAGCACAGGATGCCCTGCCACCCCAGTTGATTGCAGTCTGTCTGAGTGGACCACCTGGACCCGCTGTGACCCCTGCCACAGGAAGAGG TACCGCTATGCTAAGCTTCTCCAGCCGTCTGAGTTTGGGGGAGAGCCGTGTAACATCCAAGGCCGAGAGGAGGAGTCCTGCACCCCACCATCCCGCTTCAAATGCACCAGCGCCCCCCTCTGCCAGGGCTTTGTGTGCGCTGTCACAG GGCGTTGTGTGCTGGAGGGACTGCGCTGTAACGGTGATGACGACTGTGGTGATGGCTCAGATGAGAAAGGTTGCAAGAAGGTGTTCCGAACCTGCCGCGAGGAGGCTGAGGAGTACTATGGCATTGAAAACCTTGccaaagg ATTTAACGTCCTCAACAGCCACCTGGAGGGCTTGGTACTGGACAACCGTTACTATGCCGGTGGCTGTTTGCCCCACTTTATCCAGGATGTGCGATTTAGGAAACCCTACAACCTGCAGCACTACATATTTGAG ACTAAAGGCTCCTATGACTTTAGAATGGAGGTTCATGATTCATATTCTGACTACATGAAGGACAGCAAAAGAAGCAGCCTCTCCGAAACGTCAGTGTCCTTCGGAATTAAAATCCCAGGCGTCTTTGAGGTGGGCTTCAACTATGACGATTCCAAGTACAAAAATTCGGTGGAGAGGATACGACGTCTTTCAGGAACG AAAAACAGCTTCTTGCGTGCGCGTTCCCAGATTGAGTTGGCCCGCTACGCCCTTAAGGCGGATGGCCTGATGCTACATCCAGACTTTTTGGGGCGACTGAGAGCACTGCCTCTCGAGTACACCTACGGGGAGTACCGACAGATCTACAGGGACTTTGGGACACACTACATCACTGAGGCCACGCTCGGTGGAGAATACGACTTGACCATTATCCTCAATGAGCAAAAGCTGCAGTCATCAG GCTATAGTCTGGTGGACTCACAGCGCTGCGTAGAAGCTGGACTGAAATTGGGAGCCAATATCAAGGGGGTCTATGTGACGCTCGGGGTCTCTGGTGGAGCTTGCAAAGGCTTGTTGGAAGAAATGGAAT CACACACGGGTGCAGATTCCCTCGTGGAGGACTATGTGGCGGTGGTGAAGGGAGGAGACAGTGAGTCCATCACACAGCTGGCCAGTAAGACTCTCCCCACCCAGAAGCTGATGCAACAGTGGGGAGATGCTGTTTACTACAACCCTGACTTCATTCACACCAAG ATGTCGCCCTTGTACGAGCTGGTTACCTCCAGAGACTTTGTCAATGAGCGGACCCTGAAGAAGAACCTGAGGAGGGCTCTGGCTGAATACCTGGCTGAGGCCAGCTCCTGCCTCTGTGCCCCTTGCCAGAACAACGGGGTGGCTGTCCTTAAAG GCACAcgatgcgagtgtgtgtgcccCTCAGGAGTCAGGGGACTCAGTTGTGAAATCACTCAAAGATCAA ACATGGGGGTTGATGGGAATTGGAGCTGCTGGTCCAGCTGGTCGTCTTGCAGTGGGAGGACCCAGCACCGAACGCGCCAGTGCACCAACCCAGCACCTGCCAATGGAGGAGCGGCATGCCAAGGACCCCAAGAAGAAACCACCGACTGCATCTGA